CTGGAGGAAATCAGGAAAAGATAATTGTGattgttattttcaattGGCTAGTTGtggttttatttatttgctagaaaaattaaagaagtATGTTTTAGAAGATGATAAACTTGCCCAATACGCTACTTTATGGTTAAGTTTTAAACTAAATTCAGCGCCAAACAATTGTGGCACCAATTTAATCAGATTTTATACTaattatatagaaaaaaatgattattataataagaaaataaaagttgATGGTCTGACttataagaaaattatagataaaataaaaaatttgatgGATATTaaggaaatatataaatttaatatccCATTTTAtagattatttttatcctATTTAGTAATTTATTCTGAAAAACTGTTTTGTGAATATTTTTCGAATTATCCTAAAACCTTTGTTAGTGAATTTAAAAGCCTCAATAATGATCCtaagaatataaaagacAGTCCATTTAGTCAAATATTGTCTACATTATCAAATGattatgataatttaaaaaataaatacggtaaaaataaatgtgtcAATTTTCCAGATCTTCCACCATTAAacccaaaaaaaattattgcaCCAAGTCCTGAAGCTACATCATCAAGTTCGTCGATATTAAACACAGTAATTCCAGGTTTATCGATATCTTCTGTAATATTAGTTTTCTTGGGAGTTGCTTATAAGGTAATTAATAAGTAATTAAAaactataatatttaaattatatttttgtgatCCCTTATATGcgtttatcaaaaaaatatataataaattttccatttttatattagtattcattatttggaATTGATAAACTATTTCAAagacaatatataaaaaaaaaattaaaaaaaataaagaagaaaatgaaactTAATATATGATTCGAAGAGTAGTGATAATTCCAGGAAGAGTAATAATGATTGATATATGTTAAGTAACTGTCTATTTGGAAACAAGTCGTTTTTAACGATAATTTTTGGTATTATAAAagcatttaaataatataatcaataaaatataaaattaatatgcatattattgcatttttgtattgtttttgtataatttgtatatgaTTTTATGTAGTGGGTCAGGGTTAAGATAGTGTTTGTGGAACCCATAAATAGGTTAAGGTTAAGTACCAcattacattttatttgtataatttttaataatttgacaatatttattagtttaacaaattgttttatatatatataagacaaattataacaattgaatttcatattaatataacttAATGGTAAATGTGTTGAactatgtattttttatatttattgttaatTTGTGGTTAATTGTGTTATGGGGCAATCGATAAAATGTCGGAATCGATacagaaaaataaatccaaAGTATCGATTTGATTTTATAAGATAACGtcgatttaaataatttaatatttattatgagAAATTGTGGGAAAAATGgaagtaaaaaaacataaaacaTTTGTAAATTTAGTTGATAAGAAAATggaattaattaatatagaGAATGTTATGTAGACCGATCCCatccatttattaatttatttttttaattataaaagggaaaacattatttatatgataaatttgGGGATATACGGccttatattttaaataaatggaTCGATCGAAAAGGgttaaaaattcaaaacatgttaaatatctttttattattccatATTAGCATGTGTTATATTATCAGTTCTTAGTAAATTgcaactttttaaatttaaaatagcattattttatcttagagtttttaatataatacttGGATCATATACATTGATAActatagaaataaaatatataagataaaatgaactatataatacatttaaCGAATATTTAtctaaacatatatattataagagCAAATATATCACATATTTTCCCTCTCAAAGTATAATATAACAACCTAattacacatatttttttattatgcttTAAAATTTGCATCAATagttatttatgttttatatatttaatatttactaattattattttaaaaatggttTGCATTCAAAGATTTATTTAAGCTTAAAATGGCGCAATAATACGGTTTCAGTACTAATTGTTTGTTTTAAACCGTAGAAAGAtgcttaaaatatattataatataacccaataaatatatttctaaattgaagtatatgaaataaaaataatataaattgaTGTAATTTGCATAGGAAATGGAGCATGCAACTTAATTTGTAAATGTTAtaattatagaaaaaactgcattatatattataagaaacaagtatataaatatttaatatattttaaaaatgactatttatatgctttaaggattatagtaataatagcattttttgtataaatgggtcatatatacatatgggAAAAGTATATTAAGCAACTCTCGATTTAAGGTAATTTAGATAATTGCcataaaataagtatagCATGTTTAACGAAATATAATTGGTATGCAATGAGATTAAATAGATACAACAAATGTTTacgtaatatatataaatattattatctctCATAATCTCCAAATTATGGAACAGTCAAGTTATGATATTGAGAAAGTggtatacaattttttaaataaaatattatcttATCATGTGTTTTATATGTTGTATCGcccataaattatattaattttcatttgattagcatttatattaatacgtttttttgtttaattcataaaatatatttgtagtaTAAAGAATTTGTTACGATCAGTAACTATTTTGAGGGGGGTAATAATGGTCAATTAACagttaatgaaaaatacaCAGATTTAATCCACAATTATTGTCATTACGAGAGTAACTCAGGAGATGGTAAATGCAgtgattattttcaaatgaCTAGTTCTGGTGTTATTCATTTGCTAAAAGATTTAAAGAATAAGTATGATTTAGAAGATGATAAACTTGCCGAATACGGTATTTTATGgttaatttataaactAAAACAACATTCAGATCATAAATTGAccaatttaaatgatttttATACTGATcatatagtaaaaaataaggattatgataagaaaataaatggtGATGATGGTCTGACTTATAAGGAAAttatagataaaaaaaaagatttgatggatatgaatattaatgaaatatttaaactTGAAGCtccatttaatatattatattatttgtatcatGAAATTTATGATGAAAATTCGTTTTGCACAGAATATTCGGATTATgctaataattttgttgaTCAATTTAAAGAACTCAATAACGAttctaataatatagaagaCAGTTCATTTAGTCAAATATTGTCTacattattaaatgatcataacaatttaataaataaatatggtaATAAATGCCTCAAATTTTCATCTATTCCAGAATTATCCCCAAAAAAAAGTTCTGTAGAAATGTCTGGAAAAGATTCTGCACAGCCTACTGCACTAAGTCCTGAAGCTACACCATCAAGTTCGTCGATATTAAACACAATAATTCCAGGTTTATCGACATTTTCTGTAATACCAGTTTTCTTGGGAGTTGCTTATAAggtaaataataaggaattaaaaagtataatatttaagtTATATTTTGTGATCCCTTATATGgatttatcaaaaaatatataataattttcccatttttatattagtattcattatttggaATTGATAAACTATTTCAAagacaatatataaaaaaaaaattaaaaaaagtaaagaagaaaatgaaacgTAATATATGATTCGAAGAGTAATGGTTATTCCAGAAATCGTAATAATGATTGATATATGTTAAGAATATGTCTATTTGGAAACAAGTCATTTTGACGATATTTTTGgatcataatttttgtgtctataagaataattaaataatataatcaataaaatataaaattaatatgcatattattgcatttttgtattgtttttgtataatttgtatatgaTTTTGTGTAGTGGGTCAGGGTTAAGATAGTGTTTGTGGAACCCATAAATGGGTTAAGGTTAAGTACCAcattacattttatttgtatatttttgaatgatttgataatatttattagtttaacgaattgttttaaatatatatatgaaataaattattaaaaatgatcgAATTTGTagattttaatatatttatattgtattGATTATTTGGGTTCTGTAAAGGCTTTCAAAGACAAACCTTAAGGaccaaaatataaataataaagaaaaaagtaaattatATGTTAATTTGAGTATTTCGattgttatataattaattattaacaaatataaagtttaatgataataacaAAAGTACGAAACATAAATTTTGATTGGTAAAAAAAGTGATCGAAGTAATATAAAGGGCAAtcacacaaaaaatataattgaattatagcattaattatttgattttgtCACGAAATTAAagatatttaatatattttaatacaaaaaaacgAGAAATTATATACTAAACAACCATTTAAAAACAGTTAAAATGTTGTGATGGTAATTTAAATAGGCATTCCGTATaaagataaattaattttattaatatatggaTTCCAATATTAAAGTGTTTAAACACCTTTACGTGGAGGATAATCGAATTCATTAGC
The nucleotide sequence above comes from Plasmodium vinckei vinckei genome assembly, chromosome: PVVCY_01. Encoded proteins:
- a CDS encoding PIR protein CIR protein gives rise to the protein MASSPYSIEDYLEILMINDYFAVNNDQLIVNNKNESIHNYCHSWRKSGKDNCDCYFQLASCGFIYLLEKLKKYVLEDDKLAQYATLWLSFKLNSAPNNCGTNLIRFYTNYIEKNDYYNKKIKVDGLTYKKIIDKIKNLMDIKEIYKFNIPFYRLFLSYLVIYSEKLFCEYFSNYPKTFVSEFKSLNNDPKNIKDSPFSQILSTLSNDYDNLKNKYGKNKCVNFPDLPPLNPKKIIAPSPEATSSSSSILNTVIPGLSISSVILVFLGVAYKTIYKKKIKKNKEENET
- a CDS encoding PIR protein CIR protein — its product is MEQSSYDIEKVYKEFVTISNYFEGGNNGQLTVNEKYTDLIHNYCHYESNSGDGKCSDYFQMTSSGVIHLLKDLKNKYDLEDDKLAEYGILWLIYKLKQHSDHKLTNLNDFYTDHIVKNKDYDKKINGDDGLTYKEIIDKKKDLMDMNINEIFKLEAPFNILYYLYHEIYDENSFCTEYSDYANNFVDQFKELNNDSNNIEDSSFSQILSTLLNDHNNLINKYGNKCLKFSSIPELSPKKSSVEMSGKDSAQPTALSPEATPSSSSILNTIIPGLSTFSVIPVFLGVAYKTIYKKKIKKSKEENET